In Streptococcus sp. SN-1, a single genomic region encodes these proteins:
- the dapB gene encoding 4-hydroxy-tetrahydrodipicolinate reductase produces the protein MSIRVIIAGFKGKMGQAACQMVLADPDLDLVAVLDPFESESEWQGVPVFKDKADLAGFEADVWVDFTTPAVAYENTRFALENGFAPVVGTTGFTSEEIAELKDFSRAKDLGGLIAPNFALGAVLLMQFATQAVKYFPNVEIIELHHDKKKDAPSGTAIKTAELMAEVRESIQQGAPDEEELIAGARGADFDGMRIHSVRLPGLVAHQEVIFGNQGEGLTLRHDSYDRSSFMTGVNLGIKEVVKRHELVYGLEHLL, from the coding sequence ATGAGTATTCGAGTAATTATTGCTGGTTTTAAGGGAAAGATGGGACAAGCTGCTTGTCAGATGGTCTTGGCTGATCCAGACTTGGACTTGGTAGCAGTTTTGGATCCTTTTGAGTCTGAGTCAGAATGGCAGGGAGTTCCTGTTTTCAAGGATAAGGCTGATTTAGCAGGTTTTGAAGCGGATGTCTGGGTAGATTTCACAACTCCAGCTGTTGCCTACGAAAACACACGCTTTGCCCTCGAAAATGGCTTTGCTCCAGTAGTTGGAACGACTGGCTTTACTAGTGAAGAAATTGCAGAGCTAAAAGATTTTTCACGTGCCAAAGATTTGGGTGGTTTGATTGCCCCTAACTTTGCCCTAGGTGCTGTCTTACTTATGCAATTTGCGACGCAGGCTGTTAAATATTTTCCTAATGTGGAGATTATCGAGCTCCATCATGACAAGAAAAAAGATGCTCCGAGTGGAACAGCTATTAAAACAGCTGAGTTGATGGCGGAAGTTAGAGAGTCTATCCAGCAAGGTGCGCCTGATGAAGAAGAACTGATTGCAGGTGCCCGTGGTGCTGACTTTGATGGTATGCGGATTCATTCTGTTCGTTTACCAGGCTTGGTAGCCCATCAGGAAGTCATCTTTGGCAATCAGGGAGAAGGATTGACCCTCCGTCATGACTCCTATGATCGCAGCTCCTTCATGACAGGAGTGAATTTGGGAATTAAAGAAGTTGTCAAGCGTCATGAGCTTGTCTATGGATTAGAACACTTATTATGA